A region from the Lolium perenne isolate Kyuss_39 chromosome 4, Kyuss_2.0, whole genome shotgun sequence genome encodes:
- the LOC127347892 gene encoding cysteine proteinase inhibitor 8-like, which yields MRQHNILLLTIAIVICITATPTTAREAVSTPTGGFKQIPDINTQEIQEIGKWAVAEHARQASDGLQFKRVVSGMQQLVSGMNYKLRINAVNGDGKEGMYRAEVYDEPWTQTRTLDYFVPTN from the coding sequence ATGAGGCAACACAATATCCTTCTTCTCACCATTGCCATTGTCATTTGCATCACTGCTACACCCACCACTGCAAGGGAAGCAGTATCTACACCAACCGGTGGATTTAAACAAATTCCAGACATCAATACCCAGGAGATCCAAGAGATTGGCAAGTGGGCTGTGGCTGAGCACGCAAGGCAAGCGAGCGATGGGCTACAGTTCAAGCGGGTTGTGAGCGGCATGCAACAACTTGTGTCCGGCATGAACTATAAGCTCCGCATTAACGCAGTGAACGGTGACGGCAAAGAGGGCATGTACAGAGCTGAAGTATATGACGAGCCATGGACCCAGACACGCACGCTGGATTATTTTGTTCCAACCAACTGA